A stretch of the Solanum dulcamara chromosome 6, daSolDulc1.2, whole genome shotgun sequence genome encodes the following:
- the LOC129891677 gene encoding pentatricopeptide repeat-containing protein At1g79080, chloroplastic — MAVSLNSVSTVTNTSPENARNSYGFFTHIPKFFPFFQSRSISRNLASSHLSPPLREQVPVASKGSIFTLPNWRSGKNDPRNKELRLYDAFLYLEYMVGKGQKPDKTHATQLLYDLCNCNKLRKAARVMEMMVSSGTIPDAASYTFLVNNLCKRGNVGHAMQLVDKMEEYGYPTNTVTYNSLIRGLCMRGNLNKSLQFVEKLIQKGLVPNAYTYSILLEASYKEKGVNKAMLLLDNIIAKGGKPNLVSYNVLLTGLCKEGRIDEAKQFFRNLPSKGFNPNVVSYNILLRSLCFEGRWEEANEFLAEMVGEDRSPSIVTYNILISSLALHGQTDHAVKILDEMYFGEQFKPIAASYNPIIARLCKDRKVDAVIKCLDQMLERHCSPNEGTYNSIAVLCGEGLVHEAFSILQALRIKQSSSSHDFYRAVISGLCRKGNTFAAFQLLNDMTAHGFTPDSYTYSSLIRGLCLEKMLVAAVDVFYMMEENGYRPDVDNFNALVLGLCKSRRTDLSLKVFEDMIIKGYMPNEITYTILVEGIIHEEHKELASVVLKELHRKEVISRNSVERLAMQYELEDMAVC, encoded by the coding sequence atgGCAGTCTCGTTAAATTCAGTGTCCACAGTGACAAATACATCACCTGAAAATGCAAGAAATTCTTATGGATTTTTCACCCACATACCAAAgttctttcctttcttccaaAGTAGGTCCATTTCAAGAAATTTAGCTTCTTCCCATTTAAGTCCACCTCTAAGAGAACAGGTACCAGTAGCTTCAAAGGGCAGTATTTTCACTCTGCCCAATTGGAGGTCTGGCAAGAATGACCCAAGAAACAAAGAACTTAGGCTTTATGATGCATTTTTGTATTTGGAATACATGGTGGGAAAGGGCCAAAAGCCTGATAAAACTCATGCAACTCAGCTTTTGTATGATCTTTGTAATTGTAATAAACTTAGGAAAGCTGCTAGAGTTATGGAAATGATGGTGAGTTCTGGTACTATACCTGATGCTGCTTCATATACTTTCTTGGTGAATAACTTGTGTAAGAGAGGAAATGTTGGTCATGCTATGCAATTAGTTGATAAAATGGAAGAATATGGATATCCCACAAATACTGTGACTTACAATTCTCTTATAAGAGGACTTTGTATGAGGGGGAACTTGAACAAAAGCCTGCAGTTTGTCGAAAAGTTGATTCAGAAAGGGTTGGTACCAAATGCATATACTTATTCTATACTGCTTGAGGCTAGTTATAAAGAAAAAGGGGTTAATAAAGCAATGTTGCTTTTAGACAATATTATTGCCAAGGGTGGAAAGCCTAATTTGGTTAGTTATAATGTTCTCTTAACTGGGCTATGCAAAGAAGGAAGAATAGATGAAGCGAAACAATTCTTTAGAAACTTGCCATCGAAAGGGTTTAATCCTAATGTTGTCAGCTATAATATCTTGTTGAGGAGCTTGTGTTTTGAAGGACGTTGGGAGGAAGCAAATGAGTTTCTGGCGGAGATGGTTGGAGAAGATCGTTCACCATCGATAGTAACATACAATATATTGATTAGTTCGCTTGCTCTTCATGGCCAAACGGATCACGCTGTCAAGATTCTGGATGAAATGTACTTTGGAGAACAGTTCAAGCCAATTGCTGCTAGCTACAATCCAATAATTGCCCGTCTCTGCAAAGATAGGAAAGTGGATGCAGTAATTAAGTGTCTTGACCAAATGTTAGAACGACATTGTAGTCCTAATGAGGGGACATATAATTCCATCGCTGTGCTTTGCGGCGAAGGATTGGTTCACGAGGCCTTCTCAATTCTCCAAGCTTTGAGGATTAAACAAAGCTCCTCCAGTCATGATTTCTACAGAGCTGTGATTTCTGGTTTATGTAGGAAAGGGAACACATTTGCAGCATTTCAGCTTCTGAATGACATGACAGCCCATGGATTTACTCCAGACTCTTACACCTATTCATCATTGATCAGAGGATTGTGCTTGGAAAAGATGTTGGTGGCTGCCGTTGATGTATTCTACATGATGGAAGAAAATGGATATAGGCCTGACGTTGACAATTTCAATGCGCTTGTGCTTGGTCTATGCAAGTCCAGAAGAACAGACTTGTCGCTAAAGGTATTTGAGGACATGATCATCAAAGGTTATATGCCCAATGAGATAACATATACCATTCTAGTTGAAGGCATCATCCATGAAGAACACAAGGAGCTTGCATCAGTAGTCCTAAAGGAATTACACCGGAAAGAAGTAATAAGTAGAAATTCTGTTGAAAGACTTGCTATGCAATATGAGCTTGAGGATATGGCAGTATGCTGA
- the LOC129891680 gene encoding uncharacterized protein LOC129891680 yields MSIKDEHSCRRVPEKTMTNEASLKPPCDTPEHNSASTAVDGEGADDNNDTTNSSLAKGLSTIISSIIREFDDSAAATSCSQDQLSSTLDRLTGELDKLLEDAPLPFIMQHAARISGVRKRITSLNSLLKSIQRRLDKIDHTLAAGLIHEKSTGDGARDHEDHKSSLKSS; encoded by the exons ATGAGTATAAAAGATGAGCATTCCTGCCGACGAGTACCGGAAAAGACAATGACTAACGAAGCCTCATTAAAACCACCGTGCGACACACCGGAGCATAACTCAGCCAGCACCGCCGTCGACGGCGAAGGCGCTGACGACAACAACGACACTACAAATTCTTCCTTAGCGAAGGGCCTTTCCACTATAATATCTTCTATAATCCGGGAATTTGATGACAGCGCTGCCGCCACTTCTTGTAGTCAAGATCAGCTCTCTTCCACTCTCGATCGTCTCACTGGAG AGCTTGACAAGCTGCTGGAAGATGCCCCATTGCCTTTTATCATGCAACATGCTGCCAGAATTTCTGGTGTTAGGAAAAGAATTACATCATTGAACTCTCTTTTGAAGTCTATACAGAGGCGTCTTGATAAAATCGACCACACATTAGCTGCTGGCTTGATACATG AGAAATCCACAGGAGATGGTGCGCGAGACCATGAGGATCATAAGTCTTCATTGAAGAG TTCATGA
- the LOC129891681 gene encoding uncharacterized protein LOC129891681 encodes MASACVNKMGMSPEKFLDCSPTAKYKSYGWLSPRISFSRDGEASKVTGAKQTSVEDDKVEELDPEVSKDMVDFEFRLEDPVNMLPADELFFDGKLVPLHLSMVRPATTTTSAAVSAGVRSPDTPQLRMRNEICYADPYLFSPKAPRCTTRWRELLGLKKQQQNNKAKQETQRTLSLPSNAAHKSLKNFLHRNSKSLSSSLDSSLHLPLLKDSDTESVSISSRLSLSSSSSGHDYDDLPRLSLDSDKPNSFSRNANHISNHRRVRVAKHRVSSSENPLVNRASRSPVRKQSDSTVTTVRGASVDSPRMNSSGKIVFHSLERSSSSPSTFNGGPRYKHRGMERSYSANVRVTPVLNVPVCSLRGSSKSGVFGFPLFSSSSSSSTVTGNKAGHHHSNSRPRTDRIKE; translated from the coding sequence ATGGCTTCAGCTTGCGTAAACAAAATGGGTATGTCGCCGGAGAAGTTTTTGGATTGTTCTCCGACTGCTAAGTACAAGTCATATGGTTGGTTAAGTCCAAGGATATCATTCAGTAGGGACGGCGAAGCTTCCAAGGTTACCGGAGCTAAGCAGACGAGTGTTGAAGATGATAAGGTGGAGGAATTAGATCCAGAAGTTTCTAaagatatggtggattttgagtTTCGCCTTGAAGATCCGGTAAATATGCTGCCAGCGGATGAGCTTTTTTTCGATGGAAAGCTGGTGCCGCTTCACCTTTCCATGGTACGACCGGCTACTACGACGACGTCGGCTGCTGTTTCCGCTGGTGTAAGATCGCCGGATACACCTCAACTTCGGATGAGAAATGAGATTTGTTATGCGGATCCGTATTTGTTCTCTCCGAAAGCACCGAGGTGTACTACACGATGGAGGGAGCTGTTAGGCTTGAAGAAACAGCAGCAGAACAACAAAGCCAAGCAGGAAACTCAGAGAACGTTGTCGTTACCCAGCAATGCCGCtcataaatccttgaaaaaTTTTCTTCATCGCAACTCAAAATCCTTAAGCTCTTCTCTAGACTCGTCTCTTCACCTTCCCTTGTTGAAGGACTCCGATACCGAGTCCGTTTCAATTTCTTCTCGATTATCTCTTTCATCTTCCTCTTCTGGCCACGACTACGATGATCTTCCTAGACTCTCCCTTGATTCAGATAAACCAAACAGTTTCTCTCGAAATGCAAATCATATCTCGAATCACCGTAGAGTTCGAGTTGCGAAGCACAGAGTATCATCATCTGAAAATCCCCTTGTTAATAGAGCTAGCAGAAGTCCAGTTCGTAAACAATCAGACTCTACTGTCACCACTGTCCGAGGAGCCTCTGTTGATAGTCCGCGCATGAACTCGTCGGGAAAGATTGTTTTCCACAGCTTAGAAAGAAGTTCAAGCAGTCCCAGCACCTTCAATGGTGGACCAAGGTATAAACACAGAGGAATGGAGAGATCTTATTCAGCTAATGTCCGTGTTACTCCTGTTCTCAATGTCCCCGTTTGTTCCCTTAGAGGTTCTTCAAAATCAGGGGTCTTTGGATTTCCTCtgttttcttcttcatcttcatcttctacTGTAACTGGAAACAAGGCAGGACACCATCACAGTAACAGCAGACCCAGAACAGATCGCATCAAAGAATGA
- the LOC129891682 gene encoding uncharacterized protein LOC129891682 isoform X4: protein MAEEFKYSCNTASETIEWIHAIINFIAPYRYFLDAHVVNFFKDRLWEAVDKEWMDCLRKESVENLLRIPSGVVQDHWPGSLKEYILTLRSLSLSREQADCQEFSGMHTALLSNVLAQGMNHKKKHEVEALSSLVSLVAKQVGARTVVDVGAGQGYLAQVLAFDYQLSVIAIDACSYHGKITDARAERIRKHYAAKMRKNCSEQREFSVPMTVTCRVLSSDTLRALSNSPVENDHAQNQHLNQKCSVSQPSRFAEDILPSRSYSDSTLVIAGLHACGDLSVTMLRTFLECDNAKAVISVGCCYNLLSEEAIDTADSCCGFPVSQGVKSAGVMLDKSARDLACQSADRWRGLDEHAGLHNFELHAFRAAFQMTLSKHIARKPYNRASRESLTTPTESEDPGV from the exons ATGGCGGAAGAGTTCAAGTATTCTTGCAACACTGCGAGTGAAACCATAGAATGGATCCATGCAATTATCAACTTCATTGCACCTTATCGTTATTTCTTAGATGCTCATGTCgtcaactttttcaag GATAGACTATGGGAAGCTGTTGATAAGGAATGGATGGATTGTTTACGGAAGGAATCGGTTGAAAATCTTCTCCGAATACCTTCTGGTGTGGTTCAG GATCACTGGCCTGGCTCACTTAAGGAGTACATCCTTACTCTGAGGTCTCTTTCTCTTTCACGTGAACAGGCAGATTGTCag GAATTTTCAGGAATGCACACAGCTTTACTAAGTAACGTTTTAGCTCAAGGCATGAATCATAAGAAAAAGCATGAA GTGGAAGCGCTTTCTTCTCTGGTCAGTTTAGTCGCAAAGCAAGTTGGAGCCCGAACAGTTGTTGATGTTGGTGCTGGACAG GGTTATCTTGCACAAGTGCTTGCTTTTGACTACCAGCTTTCTGTAATTGCGATTGATGCCTGTTCATATCATGGTAAGATTACTGATGCACGTGCTGAGCGAATCAGGAAACACTATGCAGCTAAGATGCGCAAAAATTG CTCCGAACAGAGAGAGTTTAGTGTGCCAATGACAGTTACATGCCGAGTGCTGTCTTCTGATACACTGAGGGCCTTGAGTAACTCACCAGTAGAAAACGATCATGCACAGAATCAACATTTGAACCAAAAATGTTCAGTCTCTCAGCCATCTCGATTTGCTGAGGATATACTACCTTCTCGGTCTTATAGTGATTCTACATTGGTTATTGCAGGACTTCATGCCTGCGGAGACCTCTCAGTGACAATGTTGAG GACATTCTTGGAATGTGACAATGCTAAGGCGGTGATTAGCGTTGGTTGCTGTTATAACTTGCTTTCTGAGGAAGCCATTGACACAGCGGATTCTTGTTGTGGTTTTCCTGTAAGTCAAGGTGTTAAATCTGCTGGAGTAATGCTTGACAAAAGTGCTCGCGATCTAGCTTGTCAG AGTGCTGATAGATGGAGAGGCTTGGATGAGCACGCAGGGCTTCACAACTTTGAGTTGCATGCATTCCGTGCTGCCTTCCAGATG ACATTATCCAAACATATTGCTAGAAAGCCCTACAATAGGGCGTCAAGGGAAAGCCTTACGACGCCAACAGAATCAGAGGATCCTGGAGTCTAA
- the LOC129891682 gene encoding uncharacterized protein LOC129891682 isoform X5 encodes MAEEFKYSCNTASETIEWIHAIINFIAPYRYFLDAHVVNFFKDRLWEAVDKEWMDCLRKESVENLLRIPSGVVQDHWPGSLKEYILTLRSLSLSREQADCQEFSGMHTALLSNVLAQGMNHKKKHEVEALSSLVSLVAKQVGARTVVDVGAGQGYLAQVLAFDYQLSVIAIDACSYHGKITDARAERIRKHYAAKMRKNCSEQREFSVPMTVTCRVLSSDTLRALSNSPVENDHAQNQHLNQKCSVSQPSRFAEDILPSRSYSDSTLVIAGLHACGDLSVTMLRTFLECDNAKAVISVGCCYNLLSEEAIDTADSCCGFPVSQGVKSAGVMLDKSARDLACQSADRWRGLDEHAGLHNFELHAFRAAFQMLL; translated from the exons ATGGCGGAAGAGTTCAAGTATTCTTGCAACACTGCGAGTGAAACCATAGAATGGATCCATGCAATTATCAACTTCATTGCACCTTATCGTTATTTCTTAGATGCTCATGTCgtcaactttttcaag GATAGACTATGGGAAGCTGTTGATAAGGAATGGATGGATTGTTTACGGAAGGAATCGGTTGAAAATCTTCTCCGAATACCTTCTGGTGTGGTTCAG GATCACTGGCCTGGCTCACTTAAGGAGTACATCCTTACTCTGAGGTCTCTTTCTCTTTCACGTGAACAGGCAGATTGTCag GAATTTTCAGGAATGCACACAGCTTTACTAAGTAACGTTTTAGCTCAAGGCATGAATCATAAGAAAAAGCATGAA GTGGAAGCGCTTTCTTCTCTGGTCAGTTTAGTCGCAAAGCAAGTTGGAGCCCGAACAGTTGTTGATGTTGGTGCTGGACAG GGTTATCTTGCACAAGTGCTTGCTTTTGACTACCAGCTTTCTGTAATTGCGATTGATGCCTGTTCATATCATGGTAAGATTACTGATGCACGTGCTGAGCGAATCAGGAAACACTATGCAGCTAAGATGCGCAAAAATTG CTCCGAACAGAGAGAGTTTAGTGTGCCAATGACAGTTACATGCCGAGTGCTGTCTTCTGATACACTGAGGGCCTTGAGTAACTCACCAGTAGAAAACGATCATGCACAGAATCAACATTTGAACCAAAAATGTTCAGTCTCTCAGCCATCTCGATTTGCTGAGGATATACTACCTTCTCGGTCTTATAGTGATTCTACATTGGTTATTGCAGGACTTCATGCCTGCGGAGACCTCTCAGTGACAATGTTGAG GACATTCTTGGAATGTGACAATGCTAAGGCGGTGATTAGCGTTGGTTGCTGTTATAACTTGCTTTCTGAGGAAGCCATTGACACAGCGGATTCTTGTTGTGGTTTTCCTGTAAGTCAAGGTGTTAAATCTGCTGGAGTAATGCTTGACAAAAGTGCTCGCGATCTAGCTTGTCAG AGTGCTGATAGATGGAGAGGCTTGGATGAGCACGCAGGGCTTCACAACTTTGAGTTGCATGCATTCCGTGCTGCCTTCCAGATG TTATTGTGA